From the genome of Setaria viridis chromosome 1, Setaria_viridis_v4.0, whole genome shotgun sequence:
TTTTGTCTCGATCAGGGCCACCAAAACCTTAGGACCGGGCCTGGCTGCCATAACAGGTTTCTGGTTCAGCTTGTGTGGCTGGATGCTCGATTCAATTGTTGTTTGAATTCAGCTCGAAATCAGGCCAAATTTTGTGGAATCCTTCGCGGTCTGGGACTCTGGATCTAGTTCGATCCGGTGGCTAGTTTCAGCCTGTGTGGCTGGACGCTCAGTTGTTTGGATTCAGCTCGAGCAGGCGAGATACCAACTTTAATATCCTTTACCAATTCTTTGAATATGGGGACAAACGAAGAGCTGCGGCGAACGATTGCAAGGAATGGAGATCCACTTGGAGCCTTTTGGCATTTGGCAATGGAATTGCATGGCGGATCCGCCGCAATCATGAACAGCCGCATGGCGTTCGCCACCTGGTTTCGGAGCATCGGTAGCGGTAGCAGGCTTCACCCACCTTTCGGTTCTCGTGGGATCCCTGAAACAATACGCATGTCGTAGGCCATCACCATTCATAGAAAAGCCACAACCAAAACTGACCCCGATGATCCTTCTGCGAAACGGCCGTTCGCACATGCTCGGTTCCGGAAGCGAAGGTCGCCAGTTATCACTCCGAtaacatatacatacatatgccaccaatttttcttACCAGTAGTCATCACAGTGCCAAACTTTTCCTGCATAGCATGGCCTTCGCGCCTTGAAATGTCGCGTGCACACGTTATGACTCACGGCCAGGAATTTGGCCATTTCTCATCGCTGGAGGAGCTTATCCAAGCCCTACCACTATTAGCATTGCCTTGCAAGGAATTGCATTTTGGAAATAAgtagatggatggatggatacaAGATGGAGGACACCACAAAATGATGGGAAAATGCCAAGGGAAAGGAAAGGAGAGGGGCCTTcccttttgttgttgttgttttttctttttcagaggATGAGTAAAGCATAAACCACACCTCCCTCTGTCGCACGCACATTTTATCATTCACTTGCACTTCAAGTCCTCCTCTGTCCTCGCTCGTCgtcctctttcttcctcctactcgatccatccatccatccatccatcgatgGCCTCTCTTTGTCAGCTCGCGCACAGCTCATCCATCAGCTCCATCTCCAGGTCTCCACTATAAACCGCCACACGCTTGCAAGCCAAGGTGTACCGGTCGTCTTCGAGCCGCCACCATTAGACAGCTTCAGAAGCTGTAGGATCAACCAGGCTGTGCAATGGGGGCAGGGAGGAGAGGCGGCACGAGAGCGACGACGCTGCTCTTGGTGCTTCAGGTCTTGTTCGTGGCCGtggcgagggcggcggtgggcggcggcggaggggaagaCGCCGGTGAGAGTTTCCTGAGGTTGTGGTCGGATGGAGGTGAAGAAGCTGATGGACAGCAGGAGGATGTCTTCAAGTGGGATGGAGAggaagacgatgacgacgatgaggaggagggccGCATCATGATGTGGGGGAAGGGGACCGGGCGGCCGCCGACGTGCCGGAACGTGGTGAACGTCGACAGCTTCGGCGCCGCGGGggacggcgacgccgacgacaccgaggtgagttcatctctgctgctgctgctgctgctaatcATCGCTCTGCATGTAAGCACGTCCGAGTGTTTGGCATAATTCCATCACGCTTTGCGTGCAAGTAGTGGTGAAGCTCGGTGGTGACACTCCACAGTAACAAGCTTTTCAGAAGCGTTTCCAGTAAAATCTCACCTTTGATCCCATCTTTTTGACTCCAAATTCCAAAAGCTCAGCGGCATACGTAAAATATAAATTCTGTCTCGAGAATGGCAGCAACTGATGATGATTAGAGAAGAACAGAACACAGTTTACTCATCTTGACGCGTTAGCATGATTGAACAGAAATAGGCTTGAGCAGGTTGTGCTAGCGACCTATATTGCTTACAAGTCTAAATCTCTTCGAGGAAGGAGATCATGAAGTGTATCCATTTTCGTGATGTGCATCCCAATCATGAGGCCTATGGATGGGTACATGAGTATGTCTTGTACGACGCTAGCTTGTGCGTCCAAGACGTATGTCACCGATAACTGAAAgcattttttcttttgcaacacgCAACCCTTTCTTCttttgcaattaataaataagcCCAAATCAGCTTCTTTATAAACATAATCAGTATAGCTTACTTGATCTGTCCGAATGATATTACGAGTCAAGCAGAATCGAGCCGCTGGATCAGATCAGTTGCTTTCAGGATCAGTAACATGCATGCACTGACAAAACTGACGGTGGCATAGATGGGGAGCAGTAATTTCTGTCTGAATTGTTTTGCAAAGCGTTTAAGTTTAGCTTAGATTTGTCTGAATGGTTCGCATTTTGAATCTCATCTCGTGTACTGATCAGTCAAAGAAAATGAAACGAGACGCGACACAGATCAGTTGCTTTACTTCGAAACATCGGACTATGTATGACACGTTGCTGTCAGTGACAGTGGCATGATGAGAGAATATGTAGGGATCCAGACGTTACGATTTTCAGGAAGCCACactttccatgtgatgatgggctTTGCGGCTTGCCAGTCAAGAACGGGAGATCTGATGGCGACGCCTCCAGGCTCCAGATGCTCTCCTCCCCCCCATGCTTCCTCGGCGGTTGCTTAGCTTCATCACTCTCTGACGACCCATCCATCACCCGCATGCAGCGTGCAGATCTCGCCGGGAGATTCTTCAGTGCGTCAAGAAACGGGATGTGATCTGCATCCGATGCACGTCTTGCGTCTccactcgatcgatcgatcacttGCATTTCTTCCCCGCTTTATTATGAACAATCGATCTACGTTTTGAGCAGAGTTTTCTGAATAATTTACGCGCGACGAACTTGCGCCCATGAATGGGTTTTGATTGAACGTCGTTGCGTTCGTGCTAAAGCTAAAAATGCTGGCAACATTCATGGTGACTGCGGCGGCTTTGGTTGTCAGGCGTTCTCGAACGCGTGGAAGACGGCGTGTTCACTGGAGAACGCGGTGTTCTTggtgcccgccggccgccgctacAAGGTCGGCGCCAGCACCTTCATGGGGCCGTGCAAGCCCAAGATGATCATCCAGGTGATACATGAGGCAATGAACATTGAACAATAATGGTTCATTTCAGAAGGTCCAGTGAGATCAGTTGCAGTGACTCGATCGTTGGCGTGCAGATCCAGGGCACGATCGTGGCGCCGGAGGAGCCGTCAGAGTGGGACCCCCGGAGCCCCCGGCTGTGGCTCCTCTTCTcggggctcgccggcgcccgcaTCCAGGGCGGCGGCGTCATCGACGGCTCCGGCTCCAAGTGGTGGGCCAACTCCTGCAAGATCAACAAGTCCAACGTACGTTGTTCCTCACCGTTCCAAATCATACATTCAGAGAGCCAGATCGATCGAGTTCTTCGATTGCTGCTTCTTCATGTCACTGATCGAGTACTCGTGCATTACTGCAGCCGTGCAAGGCTGCTCCGACGGCCGTGACGATCGACTCGTGCCGCGGCGTGCGCGTGAAGGGGCTCCGCGTGCAGAACGCGCAGCAGATGCACCTGACAGTGTACCGTTCCCGTAGCGTGCGCGTCACCGGCGTCCGCATCGACGCCCCCGAGGACAGCCCCAACACCGACGGCATCCACGTCGCCGAGTCCACCGCCGTCACCATCCAGAACTGCCGCATCGGCACCGGCGACGACTGCATCTCCATCGTCAACGCCAGCTTCAACATCCGCATGAAGAACATCGACTGCGGCCCCGGCCACGGCATCAGGTCAGTCGAGCTCGAAGTCTTCATGTTCTTGTTCGTGGCTGCCTCTGCCTGTCTTTAGCTGTGACTGATGCTTGGCCATGGCGACTCCGGCGGCGTTCGCAGCATCGGGAGCCTGGGGAAGGGCGGCACGTTCGCGGCGGTGGAGAACGTGGCGCTGGACACGGCACGGATCAGCCGGGCGCAGAACGGCGTGCGGATCAAGACGTGGCAGGGCGGCGCCGGCTACGTCCGCAACGTGCGCTTCTCCAACGTGGTCGTCGACGACGTCGACCACCCCATCGTCATCGACCAGTTCTACTGCGACGCCGCCGGGGGCGCCCCCTGCCGGAGCagcaccgcctccgccgtggCGGTCGCCGGCGTCGCGTACCGCAACATCAGCGGCACGTCGCGGCGCGCCGACGCGATCAGGTTCGCCTGCAGCGACGCCGTGCCATGCACCGGCATCGTGCTCAGCGACATCGACCTGCGCCGCAgcgatgacgacggcggcggggaggtgcaGACCGTCTGCAACTGCGCCGTCGGATTCGACTACGGCTGCGTCCGCCCCGCCGTCGATTGCCTCCGCAGCAGCACCTGCGGCGGCGCGCCCGACGACCACCCTGACCACGACGACGACAAGGAGAAGGAAGCGGCCGAGACGACGCCGGCGCCCATTCTCCATACCGAGCTGTGACGAGCAGCTCGAATGTGCTCGTTGATCATGGCTCATTAGATCTCATTCTTCGATGCTAATGCTTGCTGTAATGCTGTTGCTGAGATCAACGTACTTAGCAGTCACTTTTGACACCAAAAAGTTTGTTACTACTAATTAGTGGAAGTAACCTTGCATGCCGTAACTTTCATTCTTGTTTTACCGCGTGGTGTACAAATCTAAAATCTTACAGCAAAGCACACACTCTCCGGTGCTTGATTTTACCGCGGCAGCAGGCCGTCGGATCCCCCTTTCCACCCACCGGCAAAGATTGGCGACAGTCAGCCCAGCAAGGGAACGATTAGGCGGCCCGGCCCAGTTGACCCAGCTCAGCCCAGAACATGTTCTGGCCTACCAGTCTCCGGCCCGTCGTCTCGACAACGTGCCCGCTGCGGTGGGCCCGGACCGAACGGACGGCGCTGATCTCCCCACCGACGTGGGCGATCGGACGGTCACGAGCGACCTACGCCTACCTCCAATAGTTTTTTCTGTGGCAGTGGGCACGTGCTCCGAAACGTTTCGGCGGCCTATCCCCCgtgtagccgccgccgccgcctcggcgacgtgcggcttcttcctcccttccccTTCCACTCCCCGCGACGTCACCAACCCacctccactccaccaccaccagccgcctctcctcctctctgACCCACCAGCCCACGCGCcccgaggcggaggagagggagggaagggaggcaatggcggtggtgggcgTCCTCGCGCTGCAGGGCTCCTACAACGAGCACCTGGCCGGTACGGAACCCGATTCCATCTCTGCTCCACGCGCTGCTTGCGGATGGCCGTGTCGTTGATTTCGCTGTGGgggcgtgtgtgtgtgtgtgtgattgGGTTGCAGCGCTGAGGAGGATCGGGGTGAGGGGGGTGGAGGTGCGCAAGCCGGAGCAGCTCCTCGGCCTCGACTCGCTCATCATCCCCGGCGGCGAGAGCACCACCATGGCCAAGCTCGCCAACTACCACAACCTGGTGGGTGGGTCTTTCTCGTTCCGCTCCCATTTTTCTTCCCGCTGATTGATTGGTTCGTCGATGGCATCGCCCGTGACTCTGTGGGTACTCGCGTTGATTGGCGAAAACAAAGGATTTGGTTGGTGACTTTGGTGTGTGTGGAACTGTGGATTTGGTTTCCTCACGAAGTTGATTATGGAGTCGGAAATGAGCCATGGCTATGCGCTATTTAATGGATGCTAGAAAATAGAAAAGCAATATGAATTGTCATAGTGGTTGCACAACATGGTCTCTGAAATTGATGAACACAACGTTGAGCAACTCGATTTTGGTGTGGCTAGTCTAGGAGAACACTTCTATATCACAATTGATGCAAGTTTTTCCTTAATTTCTCAGCCTCTCAGGGCAATACTGGTTCCTTGCATTGGTCAAAACTTCAAACATAAaaactgaagaaaaaaaagagagaggaaaaga
Proteins encoded in this window:
- the LOC117844664 gene encoding probable polygalacturonase At1g80170, which translates into the protein MGAGRRGGTRATTLLLVLQVLFVAVARAAVGGGGGEDAGESFLRLWSDGGEEADGQQEDVFKWDGEEDDDDDEEEGRIMMWGKGTGRPPTCRNVVNVDSFGAAGDGDADDTEAFSNAWKTACSLENAVFLVPAGRRYKVGASTFMGPCKPKMIIQIQGTIVAPEEPSEWDPRSPRLWLLFSGLAGARIQGGGVIDGSGSKWWANSCKINKSNPCKAAPTAVTIDSCRGVRVKGLRVQNAQQMHLTVYRSRSVRVTGVRIDAPEDSPNTDGIHVAESTAVTIQNCRIGTGDDCISIVNASFNIRMKNIDCGPGHGISIGSLGKGGTFAAVENVALDTARISRAQNGVRIKTWQGGAGYVRNVRFSNVVVDDVDHPIVIDQFYCDAAGGAPCRSSTASAVAVAGVAYRNISGTSRRADAIRFACSDAVPCTGIVLSDIDLRRSDDDGGGEVQTVCNCAVGFDYGCVRPAVDCLRSSTCGGAPDDHPDHDDDKEKEAAETTPAPILHTEL